The genome window ACCTTTTCGACGTGGACCTTTCCGGCGGGCTTTCCTTCAGGGAATCAGACACCTTGAGCCCGGGGACCACCGTCACCGTAGCGCGGACAGATCTGGCAACCATCGGCGTCGCCATCTGTTTTGACATCCGCTTTCCCGCCCTTTTCCGCAAAATGGTGCGGGAAGGCGTCCAGGTCATCGTCATTCCCGCGGCGTTCAACATGGTCACCGGCCCGGCTCACTGGGAACTCCTGCTTCGCGCCCGCGCCGTCGACAACCAGGTTTACATGATCGGCGCCGCGCCCGCCCGTGACCCCCACGCCGACTACGTCGCCTTCGGGCATTCGATGATCGTAAACCCCTGGGCCGAGATCATCGCCCTCGCCGGTCCGGAAGAAGGGATCATCACCGCGGAGATAGACCTGGAGCGCCTCGCCCGCATACGCCG of Bacillota bacterium contains these proteins:
- a CDS encoding carbon-nitrogen hydrolase family protein, encoding MDSRLSTRNSRPETVFKVAACQLKVAPAKADNLNRARDFIRRAAQTGARLVALPEMFACPYVARLFPEYAEEFPDGESFRMLSDAAREEGVYIVGGSVPEREGDKVFNSSLFFDPRGSLIAHHRKIHLFDVDLSGGLSFRESDTLSPGTTVTVARTDLATIGVAICFDIRFPALFRKMVREGVQVIVIPAAFNMVTGPAHWELLLRARAVDNQVYMIGAAPARDPHADYVAFGHSMIVNPWAEIIALAGPEEGIITAEIDLERLARIRRELPLIQR